ATTTCTTCATGAAGTTATGTAACCTATGATTGCAAAATATTAAAACAGGCATCATCCATGCAAATAAAGCTTTTCGGTGATTTTTTAAAGTAAAAGTTGGTTTATTAAAGTAAAATTTTGAACTATTCAACAAAACTTGTTACTATAGATTTGTTGAGTAAATTTATTAATTAGATTTTGCACTCAATTTTTTTATTCTTATTTTGATTTTGAAAAGGATATAAAAACTCAGTAGCGAGGAAATATTTTGGTTGGAGAGGGTTGTTTTTCTATGAAGTGGTCTTTCACAAAGTTTGATGATTATTGCATTATTAATTTGCCAAAAGATGTGTTTGAAAAAGAAAATATTGATAAATTAAAAAGTTTAATGGAAGAGCTGGCAGATGACGGAAGTAAGACATTTCTTTTAAATATGGGACAGCTTTCAAAAATCAATGATGTGGGGCTTGGAATGATTTTAGGACTTTATAAATTTTCTTTTTATAATGAAGTTGGTCTTAAGCTTTATAATCTTCAACATCATGTTTCTCAATTAATATTTCAGACCCGTTTAAATATCATATTTGATATTTGTGAGCCAAATGATGAAATTTTGACGAGAATAGAATCTAAAGTTGCGCTTGTTGCTTAATTAGGTAGGTTCTTCCGTTGAGTTGGAAATAATTTTTATTATGGGTTGATTGTGTGCATCTATAAAGTGATTGTATCTCTCCATGCGCAATTTTAGCCAGCCTATCATTGTGGCAGAACCATAAACTTCGATAATTCTTGTTCTTAAATAATTATTAAAACTTTTATTATGGGATTCTTCGAGATAAGTGTTACATCTGCAATTCAATTCGTCGATTAAGTCATAAAGAGTTCTTAGCCATGCGGCTTCTGTGCTGTTTTCGTTTACTCTGAATTCAATAATCATGCTCTTCCGTATCCTCAAGTTTTATTTTGCTGTTTTTATTATATATATTATTATCGATCATTTTTGAAGATACTTTAGACTAATTATGCAGTAGAAGAAAAAAATAATTATTTAAAGTTATAGTGCTTCTATTACTCTCTTTTTTACTATATTATAACAAATTGTTATTGTGATTTAAATCTGTATTTTGTAGAGTATTTATTATGAAATTATTAAATATTAAAAATGAAAAAATACTGGCAGATAAACTGGAAATTGCCAACAATCCTTTTACCAGAATGAAAGGTCTTTTAGGCAGGAAAAGTTTTGCTAAAGGCGAAGCTTTGCACATAATTCCCTGTACAGGCATTCATTCTTTTTTTATGAAATTTAAATTTGATGCTGTTTTTCTAAATAAAAAAAATGAAGTTGTTTATTTGATAGAAAACATGCCGGCATGGCGTGTTTCTGAGATTTGTTTTTCAGCTTACAGCGTTGTGGAATTAAACGAAGGCGTCATAAAAGACACAGAAACTGATATTGGTGATTTTTTGGAATTTGTTAACTAAGACCTATCTCGTTAAAAATATATAAATTAAAAGAGGCAAAGAGTTTTCTCAATGCCTCAGGAGTCTTAGTCTTTATAATAGCCGGTTAAGCATAGCTTAAATCAAATTTATTTGCTCCTTCTTCAGAAAGGTTTCTGTTAATAATATACTGCTGCATTTTTCGCATTAGTATATTTTCTAAGCTCATCTACAGTAAATATATTATCGTTAAGAGTTCTTCTGCCTGAGTTTAAGTTTTCCATTGTGTGAAATTCATTTGGATGGTTATCAAACCATTTTATGGCTGCTCTAAGTTGAGGGTCTGAAGTCTGGTCAGAAACATACTGCATTTCATTCCAACTTGATTGACCATCTACACCGTCTCCCATAGGGCTGTCTATAAGATCAAAGTTATTCATCAAAGTTGATGAAGCCTTAGCAGCATTCATTCTGCCTGTATTATATGGTTGTTGTTGTCCGTTTAAAAGTGTAGAGCAAAGCATCATAACAAGTTTTTGCAAAAATCCTGATGAATTATCCTGTTGTTGCTGCTGTTGATACATCGGTGACGGATATGCAAAAGCATTATTATTAAAAATATTTGTAATGTTTGAATAATTTGATAAAGAATCATAATTTGATCCGGAATTGTTGTAGTTCTTTTGATAAACTGGTGAATACTGTTGGAAAGTTGGAAAATTAATCATAATAAAGACTCCTCCTCTTATTTTTAAAAACCCCTACTCATAATCAACTTGTCATTTTAAAATTCGCATTGTTTTCAGCATTAATAAAGCAATTCTTTAATTTTGAATTAATCATTACAGCTGTTCGTTTTTTAAATCTTGTTTAGACTCCTCCACATAAAATATTTTTTTGTTTTTATCAAACACCCTCTATATTAATATAAAAACAAATAGAAGCTTTCTGATTCAAAAAATAAAAAAAATTTAATATTTTGTAATATTTCACTAAAACCCCGTTGGTCGTTAGTTCAAGCTCTTATTAATCGTTATTGAAAGAAGTATATTTAACTCGAGTTGCTAATTAAATTTACGGGTTATTGAGAGGAAAGGCTTTAGACTCGACGCGGAAATCCATTTTGTTTTTATATATTGCTTCTCTGCGCTCGCAATGACGATTTTTGCGATTTAGCAATTCGAGTTATTTAGTTTTAAAGTTTGCATTTTTACAAAAAAAAAGACCGAGCTCTATGCTCGGTTTAATAGCTGGATCGTGTCTGGGTAAGAGTCGAATATATGCGTGTGTTGATATTATAAAACCAAGTTTGCGTTCAAAGATAAATTCCCCGATTAGGCTATTTGTTACTAACCTTATAACCTAGATAAGCCTGTATATATTGATTTGATGGACGTTTTAGCAAATGTGCAGGCTTTGTCTGTTTTATCAAAAATAAATTCGTTTCAGTATAAAAGGCAACGATTTCGTCTGATACTGGTATAATATTTTTAATTTCTACTCAAGAAAAAGTAGTTTTCTGATTAACTAAAATATGAAAAAATTTGAAAGATAAAAGATGGAATTATTTTTAAGAAAGCTAAAAAGAACATTTGAAAAGCTATTCGGTGTTTCTTTTTTTGTAGGACTGCTGGTTGTTCTTTTTATGTTTTCAGGAATTATTTTACTTAACTTTAAGCGCGTAGGGGCTTTTTGTTATGTTTATATGGGAGATAAGTTCTCGCAAAAACATGAATATCAGGAATCTATAAATTACTATAAACGCGCGTTAGAACTTTATCCGGGGCATGTTAAAGCCAGATATAATTTAGGCAAT
This window of the bacterium genome carries:
- a CDS encoding STAS domain-containing protein, producing MKWSFTKFDDYCIINLPKDVFEKENIDKLKSLMEELADDGSKTFLLNMGQLSKINDVGLGMILGLYKFSFYNEVGLKLYNLQHHVSQLIFQTRLNIIFDICEPNDEILTRIESKVALVA
- a CDS encoding DUF192 domain-containing protein, translating into MKLLNIKNEKILADKLEIANNPFTRMKGLLGRKSFAKGEALHIIPCTGIHSFFMKFKFDAVFLNKKNEVVYLIENMPAWRVSEICFSAYSVVELNEGVIKDTETDIGDFLEFVN